From Salvia splendens isolate huo1 chromosome 16, SspV2, whole genome shotgun sequence, a single genomic window includes:
- the LOC121772113 gene encoding mitochondrial import inner membrane translocase subunit Tim13-like, which translates to MDSFSSPSSGSSPKFSTDDIMTQLRTQLEQAYAEEFLETVRGKCFDKCITKPGSSLSGSESSCISRCIDRYIEATGIIGKALFNQR; encoded by the exons ATGGATTCATTCTCGTCGCCGTCAAGCGGATCATCTCCAAAATTCTCAACGGACGACATCATGACTCAGCTTAGGACTCAGCTTGAGCAGGCTTATGCCGAAGAATTTCTCGAG ACTGTTCGAGGGAAGTGCTTTGACAAGTGTATCACCAAACCTGGCAGTAGCTTGAGTGGGAGTGAGAGCAGTTGCATCTCCAGGTGCATAGACCGTTACATTGAGGCCACTGGTATCATTGGCAAAGCCTTGTTTAACCAACGCTGA
- the LOC121772111 gene encoding soluble inorganic pyrophosphatase 1-like isoform X1, with product MCLKNMSNQNGSESSAKKKPTPKLNERILSSLSRRSVAAHSWHDLEIGPGAPEIINVVIEIPKGSKVKYELDKKTGLIKVDRILYSSVVYPHNYGFIPRTLCEDNDPMDVLVIMQEPVAPGCFLRARAIGLMPMIDQGEKDDKIIAVCADDPEYRHYTDISQLPPHRLAEIRRFFEDYKKNENKEVAVDEFLPSGTALEAIQYSMDLYAEYIMQTLRK from the exons ATGTGCCTT AAAAATATGAGCAACCAAAATGGAAGCGAGTCCTCTGCTAAAAAGAAGCCAACTCCCAAACTGAATGAGAGGATCCTCTCATCTTTGTCAAGAAGATCGGTTGCTGCTCACTCTTGGCATGATCTTGAGATTG GACCTGGAGCTCCAGAAATTATTAATGTT GTGATTGAGATTCCAAAAGGAAGCAAAGTGAAATATGAGCTTGACAAGAAAACTGGTCTCATTAAG GTTGATCGTATACTGTATTCATCAGTTGTCTATCCTCACAATTATGGTTTCATTCCTCGAACTCTATGTGAAGACAATGACCCCATGGATGTCTTAGTCATTATGCAG GAACCTGTGGCCCCTGGTTGTTTCCTACGAGCCCGGGCCATTGGCCTGATGCCGATGATTGATCAG GGAGAGAAAGATGATAAGATCATTGCAGTATGTGCTGATGACCCTGAGTATCGTCACTATACTGACATCAGCCAACTCCCACCTCATCGTCTTGCTGAAATCCGGCGCTTCTTTGAAGACT ATAAGAAGAACGAGAACAAGGAGGTTGCTGTCGATGAGTTTTTGCCTTCAGGTACTGCCTTAGAAGCCATCCAGTACTCCAT GGACCTTTACGCTGAGTACATCATGCAAACCTTGAGGAAGTGA
- the LOC121772111 gene encoding soluble inorganic pyrophosphatase 1-like isoform X2, with amino-acid sequence MSNQNGSESSAKKKPTPKLNERILSSLSRRSVAAHSWHDLEIGPGAPEIINVVIEIPKGSKVKYELDKKTGLIKVDRILYSSVVYPHNYGFIPRTLCEDNDPMDVLVIMQEPVAPGCFLRARAIGLMPMIDQGEKDDKIIAVCADDPEYRHYTDISQLPPHRLAEIRRFFEDYKKNENKEVAVDEFLPSGTALEAIQYSMDLYAEYIMQTLRK; translated from the exons ATGAGCAACCAAAATGGAAGCGAGTCCTCTGCTAAAAAGAAGCCAACTCCCAAACTGAATGAGAGGATCCTCTCATCTTTGTCAAGAAGATCGGTTGCTGCTCACTCTTGGCATGATCTTGAGATTG GACCTGGAGCTCCAGAAATTATTAATGTT GTGATTGAGATTCCAAAAGGAAGCAAAGTGAAATATGAGCTTGACAAGAAAACTGGTCTCATTAAG GTTGATCGTATACTGTATTCATCAGTTGTCTATCCTCACAATTATGGTTTCATTCCTCGAACTCTATGTGAAGACAATGACCCCATGGATGTCTTAGTCATTATGCAG GAACCTGTGGCCCCTGGTTGTTTCCTACGAGCCCGGGCCATTGGCCTGATGCCGATGATTGATCAG GGAGAGAAAGATGATAAGATCATTGCAGTATGTGCTGATGACCCTGAGTATCGTCACTATACTGACATCAGCCAACTCCCACCTCATCGTCTTGCTGAAATCCGGCGCTTCTTTGAAGACT ATAAGAAGAACGAGAACAAGGAGGTTGCTGTCGATGAGTTTTTGCCTTCAGGTACTGCCTTAGAAGCCATCCAGTACTCCAT GGACCTTTACGCTGAGTACATCATGCAAACCTTGAGGAAGTGA